The DNA region AACTTATGCAACAGTTGATGATGGAATTAAGAATGCTATCGAGCTTTTTCAATACTCTAAAGCAGAAGCAATTAAGCTGGAAGGTGCTTATCCCCATCACTTAGAACTGATTCAAAGACTTACTCAAACAGGTATTCCTGTTATGGGTCATCTAGGTCTAACACCACAATCGGTCTACGAACTTGGTGGTTACTATATGCATGGTAAGACTGATAAGTCTGCCAAGAAACTTGTTCAAGAGGCCATTGCTCTTCAAGAAGCAGGTTGTTTCTCTATTGTTCTTGAGTGCGTTTCATCTGATTTAGCTACTAAAATCACTGAAATGCTAGATATCCCGACAATCGGAATTGGAGCGGGCGAATTAACAGATGGACAAGTTCTTGTAATAAACGACCTTCTTCATTTAGGTCCAGAAAGACCGCCAAAGTTTTGCCAACCAGTTGCCAATCTCTTTGAACTTAAGAAATCACTGATTCAAGATTACTTGAAATCGAGAATTGCACCTTTTATCGAAGAGCAGCCGCCACTTCCTCTTCAATAATGAACGTTGCAACAGTTGACCATGGTAATACAAATCCCCACGTTGGTCTCTTTTCAAACGACCAGTTAACTAAAGTAATTTCTCTTAATGAGTTTTTAGAACTCGATCATCATCATTTTAAAAAAGTTATCTCGTCTGTTGGAAAACGCGAATTAATCCAGAGAATCGATGGTATCTACATCAACCAGTTTTTTAAAGAAAAACACTTTCTCTCCATGCCAGTTCACTACAGTGAAACTCTCGGTCAAGACCGGTTGGCCTGTTCTTATTACGCTTTCAAAAAATATTCAAATCAAAGAGTTCTCATCTTAGATATTGGAACATTCTTTACTGCTGATCTTGTAACAGAAAATGGCCTTGAAGGAGGCTACATCTTTCCGGGACTTCGTCTTAGTAATGATCTCTACAAAAATGGTGCTCAACTTTCTTCTGTTGATAACTTAAATGAGATTACTTCAAGCTCTCTTGCTCACACGACCTCCGATGCAATCAAAAATGCACTTCATTTACAGTTTGAGGCGATCGTTAAAGAACTAGAAACAAGAGTCAATCCAGATTTGATTCTTATAACGGGCGGTCAAAGTCATTTTTTAGAAAAGTTTACGAGGGCAAAAACATTGGCGGACAAAGAACTTATCCACCATGCTCTTTATGAGATTTTTAAATCGTTATGATAGAATTTCTTTTAAACAATCGGGAACATCAAGGGCGCGATACTTTTTACCATTAGACATTCTAATCCAAAATCCTTCTTTAACATCACCATTAACCACGATATTAATCGGCTTAAGTGTCACGATATGATCAAGATTCATAAGAATTGTCTCGTGAGTATCTTCAAGGGCCTGAACATCACGATTACTAATAATTACGAATTTCTGTAATTTCATCTTTGCTCCTTAAAATTAATGATGAGTCGCCAGTCTATAAGCTCCTGAAATTTGTAGGTAGACCTGTTGTAAAAATGACATTATTTTGCCAGAAAGCGACAGCTAGGATAAAGTTTCGCAAACCAAAATTCAGCTAGTTGAAAGAGGGATAAATGAATATTCTATTAGGTGTTTGCGGATCAATAAGTGCTTACAAAACGATTGATCTAGCCAGAGGCTT from Halobacteriovorax sp. GB3 includes:
- a CDS encoding type III pantothenate kinase, whose amino-acid sequence is MNVATVDHGNTNPHVGLFSNDQLTKVISLNEFLELDHHHFKKVISSVGKRELIQRIDGIYINQFFKEKHFLSMPVHYSETLGQDRLACSYYAFKKYSNQRVLILDIGTFFTADLVTENGLEGGYIFPGLRLSNDLYKNGAQLSSVDNLNEITSSSLAHTTSDAIKNALHLQFEAIVKELETRVNPDLILITGGQSHFLEKFTRAKTLADKELIHHALYEIFKSL
- the panB gene encoding 3-methyl-2-oxobutanoate hydroxymethyltransferase, producing the protein MTTKKQSALNTLKIRKNKIKKGATPLQMLTCYDYQTARMLNETDVDLLLVGDSVGNVVLGYETTVQVTIDEMKIFSAAVKRGAPNKFIVADLPFGTYATVDDGIKNAIELFQYSKAEAIKLEGAYPHHLELIQRLTQTGIPVMGHLGLTPQSVYELGGYYMHGKTDKSAKKLVQEAIALQEAGCFSIVLECVSSDLATKITEMLDIPTIGIGAGELTDGQVLVINDLLHLGPERPPKFCQPVANLFELKKSLIQDYLKSRIAPFIEEQPPLPLQ